DNA from Hwangdonia lutea:
TGTGTTTTTTAACATTGATTTGGGGAAATTATAAGTTAAAGCAACTTCTTTTAATTTAATGTTGCTTGCATCTAAAACTTGATTGGTAGCTATTTGATTTGTAAATACATCTGAAAATTGTTTTAACATGGCATTGGCCGGTGTTTCGTTTACAAAACCCGTATGCTCATTAATTCCATCTTCAATTATTCCTGTTTCCCTTCCTTCTAAACTACGGGCATCTGTTCCAAAAAACATTCTATAGGCGCGTCCGTAAGAATAAAATTCGCCCCCTTGCTGAATACTTATTAAGGTGTTTAATGATAGATTTTTGTATTTAAAGCTGTTTGTTATACCACCAAACCAGTCTGGTGTAATGCTTCCCATCTTTATGCGCTCACCTCTTTGTGCAAAACCATCATTTGTTATTAATTTTCTTCCGAAGTTATCACGTAAAAAATCGTAGCCGTAAATACCTCCAAACTCCTCACCTGGTCGAGCCTCAACAGAAACCGCCCAAAGGGTATTTAGTGTAATACTTTCTAAACTTTCATTTAATGATTCAACGGTCGCATTACTTTTGGTGAAATTAAAACCAAGGTTCCACTCAAAATTATCAGTTTCAAAAGGTATGGCGTTTACTTGAAACTCATAACCTTTATTAGAAATAACACCGGCATTAACCACCTTGGTATTATAAGCCGTAGACCCGGATACAGGTACCGCCATTATCTGATCTTTGGTTTTAGTTTGATAATACGTAAAATCTATTTGAAGGCGGTTTTTAAAAAACCCAAGTTCGGTACCCACTTCCCATGACTCAGAGGTTTCTGGTTTTAAATTAAAAGAAGGTAAACTACCGGGAATGGATCCCACCGTATAAGATAACGTAGGTGTTTGGTCAACATTATAAATCCCTTGGGTTCTATATGGACTTGTGTCGTTACCAACCTTAGCAAAAGATCCTCTCAGTTTGCCTTTGTTAAATATGCTAGATTCTATGCCCAACATTTTTGTGAATAATAAGCTCATGTTTTCAGAATGATACCAATACGAGTTGTTCGCTTTTGGTAAAGCTGATGAATTATCATTTCTTATTGTAGCATCGAAATAAAGAAACCCGCCGTAACTAAACTGCCCTAAACCATAATATGAATACACCCCTTTTTTGGAAACACCTTCTGAACTAAAAGCGTTTTTATAATTACTAATTCTATATAAGTTTGGCACCTTACTATCATTACCTGAAATATTTTTATAACTACTAAATTCGTCCCTATAACTTGAGCCCAAACTAAGTGTTACTCTAAAATCAGAAATATTGGTTTTGTAAGTGGCTAATATATCCGAATTCCATATTCTACTTTTACCACTATCATGTGCATAACTTCCGCGACCATTACTTTGAAATTGTGATCCTCTGGCTGCATAATTGGTATAATCATATACAATATAATCCATACCGGATTTTCCTGTTATTTTAAAGTTGTCTGTCACATCCCAATCGGCTGAAACCACACCTTGAAAACGGTCCTTTTCGTCAAAATTCTTCACATAGTTTTGAGACCAATAAGGATTATTGAACGTGTTGTCTAAATTCCATTTAATTTCATCACCATCGGCGTTTACTGTATTATTTTCCACATCGCTTAACCTAATATCCCTAGGCATTAACGAAAGTTGTAAGGCAGTGTTTGCACCATCTTCCGCCAACGCGGGTCTGTTCTTAATTTTAGATGTTATATAGGTTATTTTACCGTCTACACTAAATCTGTCTGTTAAATTTGTTTTGCCCCTTAAATTAAAGGTTTGTTTTGCCAATGTGTTGTTTTTAACAATGCCCTGACCGTTTTCATCGGTAATGGACATTCTAAATGATCCTTTTTCCGATTGTCCTTGAAACGCTAAAGTGTTGGACGATGTATACCCATTTTGATAAAATTGCTCGTAAGGATTACCGTGAGAGACATAGCTGTTGTTTTGCCCTAACCAATTGGTATAGGATTGACCTTCCATCTTTGGCCCCCAACTCCAAGAGAAAGGATAATCTAATAAAGGTCTTCCATCACCTCCAATAGGTGCAAAATCACCAAAGGCACCCGAACCATACTCATTTTGCAAGTCTGGTGTTAAAGCGATTTCTGTAAATGAAAAAGACGAGTTGAATGAAATCCCAATACCTTCCTTTTTAACTCCCGACTTAGTGGTAATCAAAATTACACCATGCATACCCAATGAGCCATAAGCCGCCGCCGCACCCGCGCCTTTTAAAACACTTATAGATTCAACATCATCTGGATTAATATCCGATAACGCATCGCCACGATCAACGCCACCCCATTGTGAACCTCCGCCGGCATCGTTACTAACGGGAATGCCATCAATTACAACCAACGGACGGTTTGATCCGTTAATAGTGGTAACGCCTCTGAGTAGAATACGACTCGAGCCATCTACTCCAGTATTACCGTGGCTAATTTGAAGCCCAGACACTTTACCGGAAAGGGAGTTCATTACATTATTCTCTTTAGCAACATTAACTTCTGCTGCAGAAATCTGCGAAACAGAATATCCGAGAGACTCTTTGTCTCTTTGAATATTTAATGCCGTAATAACAACTTCATCCATTTGTTGTGTATCCGTTTCAAGTGATACATTTACAGTGCTTTTACTACCAATTAACACCTCTTGGGTTTTGTATCCCATATAAGAAAACACCAAAATATTATTGTCGTTTACTCCATCGATTTCGTAGTTACCATTAAAATTGGTAGTAACCCCTCTATTGGTATCTTTTATCAATATTGTAACCCCTGCGAGTGGCATGTTTGTATCCTTTTCCAGCACCACACCAGAAACGGTTTTTTGTGCAAATGATGTCATTGATAATCCAATCATCATTGCGATTAGTAAAAATTTATTCATAAATCAAAGTTTAATTAGTTACTATTAATTTGTCATTTTTAATATATATTGTGCAACAGCCATTTTAGCCTCTTCAGATAAATAATCTTGTGGTGGCATTTCAGGATAATCTTCTCTAAGGTTTAGTGGGTTGGTTATATAGTCTACAATACCCTGAGGGTTATTGTGATATATGGCCTTAATAATTTTAGTGTCAACACCAATTAATCTTGTACCAAAGGCATGGCATCCAGCACAAACACCATAGTAGGTAAGCTCTCCCAACTCATGCTCGGAAACTGATCTTGGTGGAACCGGAGCATCCAACATAAATGTTGTTATATTTTTTGTATCTGTTATTTGAGCAACGCCGTAATCGCCTAAACCAAAAGTTCGGTACTTGTTTTTGTCTCTAATTGTACTTCCTGTTCCTCCGCCATAGGCAAAAATATCAGGCCCTTTGGTATCCATTTGTGTTAGCATTATGGCCTTTATTTCTCCTGTTGGATTGTTACCATTATCAAACATGATGTTATCTAAAATAACAACTCTATCTGGATTCCCTTCTGAATTGGGATCGTTAGCCTTTGGGGCACCCGTAGCTAAATCAACAATGGTTATTCCAGTGTTGTCATTGCCCGTTATAATATTGTTTTCAATAATTACGTCATCGGCCGCCATAATAAGAATGCCCGTTCCTGGAGGTATCCCAGCTACTGTAGAGCCTGGGGCTCCAAAATTTTCATGGTTGTTATTTACCACGAAGTTATTTCTGAATATAACATCAAATGTGGTTTTAATGGGCAGTCCCGGGGTTACAAAAGCCAAAAGACCACCGGTATTATTATGAGCATAATTATTCTCGACCAAACAATGTCTGGAATTTTCAATTTCAATGCCGGCTACATTATCAAACACCTCATTATGAAGCACATCCACATTATCACACATACCCACGTATATAGCCGCATCGGCAATTTTACTCAGTACATTGTGCTCTATTAACCCGTTTTTGCCATATTGCGGAAAGATGCCATAAACACCTGTATCGATAATCCAATTGTTTCGGATTATAAAATTATTTCCGGCCTGCCCCATTACACCATTGCCCTTATAGTTTATAATTTTAAAATTCTCTATTAATATTCCATTTCCAGAATATAAGAACGCATCATTTATTTCCTTTTTACCATCTAATGTTGGCCATTCGCCTTTTACAACAACGCCTTGTAAACTAATATTATCTTTGTCTATGTATACATTCTCCGAATAAGTACCGGGAAAAACACGTATTAAATCCCCTGGATTAGCGGCTTTAACCGCTTCTTGTATAGAGCCTCCTTTTTTAACTTCAATGATGTTTCCTGTAAAACCTTCTTTTTGGGCAACTTGTGTTGTATCGCTAGAAAGCCCTACATTTCTATATTTTAATGTTGAAGGAATAGGAACAGTTTCGCTAGTGCTAGATGATAGGAATGTTTTCCCTAAGTAAACGCCAATGGCCAATAATAGGATTCCGCCAATAATTTTTAGTAATGCTGATTTCATAGTTTTAATAGTGTTGAAATTGGTTAAATAGAAACTTTAAGACCAGAAGGCAATTTCTCTGGTATTTTAGGTGTAAAAGATTCATCGGTTAAAGTTTTTAAGAAATCTACGAGTCGGTCCATCTCATAATCACTTAATTGAGGCTCCCAGATGTGCCAATGAATAATAAGGTTTTCATTATCGGGTACGGCATGACCTCTA
Protein-coding regions in this window:
- a CDS encoding SusC/RagA family TonB-linked outer membrane protein, coding for MNKFLLIAMMIGLSMTSFAQKTVSGVVLEKDTNMPLAGVTILIKDTNRGVTTNFNGNYEIDGVNDNNILVFSYMGYKTQEVLIGSKSTVNVSLETDTQQMDEVVITALNIQRDKESLGYSVSQISAAEVNVAKENNVMNSLSGKVSGLQISHGNTGVDGSSRILLRGVTTINGSNRPLVVIDGIPVSNDAGGGSQWGGVDRGDALSDINPDDVESISVLKGAGAAAAYGSLGMHGVILITTKSGVKKEGIGISFNSSFSFTEIALTPDLQNEYGSGAFGDFAPIGGDGRPLLDYPFSWSWGPKMEGQSYTNWLGQNNSYVSHGNPYEQFYQNGYTSSNTLAFQGQSEKGSFRMSITDENGQGIVKNNTLAKQTFNLRGKTNLTDRFSVDGKITYITSKIKNRPALAEDGANTALQLSLMPRDIRLSDVENNTVNADGDEIKWNLDNTFNNPYWSQNYVKNFDEKDRFQGVVSADWDVTDNFKITGKSGMDYIVYDYTNYAARGSQFQSNGRGSYAHDSGKSRIWNSDILATYKTNISDFRVTLSLGSSYRDEFSSYKNISGNDSKVPNLYRISNYKNAFSSEGVSKKGVYSYYGLGQFSYGGFLYFDATIRNDNSSALPKANNSYWYHSENMSLLFTKMLGIESSIFNKGKLRGSFAKVGNDTSPYRTQGIYNVDQTPTLSYTVGSIPGSLPSFNLKPETSESWEVGTELGFFKNRLQIDFTYYQTKTKDQIMAVPVSGSTAYNTKVVNAGVISNKGYEFQVNAIPFETDNFEWNLGFNFTKSNATVESLNESLESITLNTLWAVSVEARPGEEFGGIYGYDFLRDNFGRKLITNDGFAQRGERIKMGSITPDWFGGITNSFKYKNLSLNTLISIQQGGEFYSYGRAYRMFFGTDARSLEGRETGIIEDGINEHTGFVNETPANAMLKQFSDVFTNQIATNQVLDASNIKLKEVALTYNFPKSMLKNTFIQSGSLSAIGRNLFFIYNAAGDIDPEAGYSSGPTGAALEHSSLPSTRSYGLNLKINF
- a CDS encoding parallel beta-helix domain-containing protein; its protein translation is MKSALLKIIGGILLLAIGVYLGKTFLSSSTSETVPIPSTLKYRNVGLSSDTTQVAQKEGFTGNIIEVKKGGSIQEAVKAANPGDLIRVFPGTYSENVYIDKDNISLQGVVVKGEWPTLDGKKEINDAFLYSGNGILIENFKIINYKGNGVMGQAGNNFIIRNNWIIDTGVYGIFPQYGKNGLIEHNVLSKIADAAIYVGMCDNVDVLHNEVFDNVAGIEIENSRHCLVENNYAHNNTGGLLAFVTPGLPIKTTFDVIFRNNFVVNNNHENFGAPGSTVAGIPPGTGILIMAADDVIIENNIITGNDNTGITIVDLATGAPKANDPNSEGNPDRVVILDNIMFDNGNNPTGEIKAIMLTQMDTKGPDIFAYGGGTGSTIRDKNKYRTFGLGDYGVAQITDTKNITTFMLDAPVPPRSVSEHELGELTYYGVCAGCHAFGTRLIGVDTKIIKAIYHNNPQGIVDYITNPLNLREDYPEMPPQDYLSEEAKMAVAQYILKMTN